TGGATTTTCCTTATCCACCCTTGCGAGTGCATGAGTATCAAGTTTTATCATGGCTGTTTTGATGAATGCTATGGAGGAGTAAGGAACTGTATCATGGTCAATCCTCTGCAGAGATCCGTCCACTGCAAAGATGTACTTGAGTGGTTCTCCAGAGTTCGGCATCTCTTGCCATTCAACAGTTCGGCATTCATCAGGCACATACTGGCGTTTGAAACTCTCAAGTAACTCGTTAACCAGCGGGTAATCGAGTATATCCAGGTGGCCCAGTCGGCTGGCACGTTCCCCTGGAAGCCGCGATCCCTGCTGGTACGGCATTTATGCACCCCTGTGAAAAGAAGACTGAGGAGCAAATTTGTTTGCCTGGACAGGGATCACAAAGCGGTGTGACCGAGTGAGCATCCGCACATATCCTTGCGTTTTTGTCTGGAGTATATCTTCGATGAGATCTTCGTATGCTACATTCAGGTTTGCGAGTTTGGTGACCTCCGGCCGCGAGGAGATATGAGTGACAAAGAAATTCTCTGTTTGTGCAAGGAGATCCCGACTGATAGTTGACGGCGATTGGGTGGAATATACCATACCAAGGTGATATTTTGCACCCTCTTTTGCTATCCTGCTGTAGATATCGACGATTCTCTGCTCGTCAGCAGGGAACAGGTTATGGGCCTCCTCGAAGTACAGTTGGATATAGTGATCATTGAGCATGTTTGACGAGAACAAATCAACCTGATAAGCAAAGATCTCCTCTGAGAGCCATCGTGAGAAGTAACTCATAACCTCAGGATGCGCGTTGCTTAAATCGAGAATGACAGTCTGTCCCTGATCAACAAGTTGGATTATCTCGGTCACAAAGTTTGCAGCGTTCGGATCATGGTAAATCCGATACCTTTGGAGTTTCCTTGGGCCGCTTGCAGATCTCGATCGCGGGGCTAAGAATCCAAGCAGCGCCTCGTCGTCAGGGTCAAAAAGGTTACCCCCAGAGGTTGACTGAAGTCTTCGGTCACCGCGATCTCGTTGCGCGAAGAGTTCCAGTTCATGTGCGAGTTCTTCAAGTGTATTTATAGACTGGGGCATGGCTTCATTGGCTGACTGATACACATCAGTTCGTGTTTGTTGTGCAAACCTTGGATTTACACCCCCTAACTGCCGGATTGTATCCATGCTTGGGACATAGCCTGCCCTATGAAGAATAGCCCAGTACATCAAGATTTTCCTGCGAGCCCGGTTTTGATCTCCCCGCCCCTCCATCCTGTTGATCTCTTGGAAGGAAGGAATCTCTACCGAAAGGAAACTATTGGCGTAATCAGGGGGATGCCGCTCCTGCTCGCGGATGAATGTGGCGAGAATGTTATGAGAGATATCAGGATGCGCATAGAAATCCAGTCGAAGCGGGTGTGACGGTGTATTGGCCTTGGATGTGATGGCATAAACCTGACAGTCTTCAGCATGTGCAGTTGCCAGAGATGCACTATCATCTTGAGGATTATTGTTGGCGTACTCACCGTTGATGTCGAAGATGACCTGCCCTACAGTATGCGTCCGAGAATCTTCCTCTGTGGGTATCCTTCGGGTCGTTTGGATGACGCTCTCGGCAATGATCTTTACAATATTACTTTTACCCGTGCGTGTTTTCCCAAACATGGCAGTTCTAGTGCCCTTAAAGTCATTTGTGGATATCGCCACGGGGACTGTGTGAATTGTCTGCCCCGGCAATGGCAACCGACATTCGGTCAATCGTAATGTCCCAATATCGCACCTGTTTTCCAGTGGAACCGTGGCGTTTATGATGAGATCAAGGAGTTCATCACTGGGGGCATATACAAGGTACTTGTGAGCGCTCACGATGTTATTGAGGTCTCCGGAAAGTTCAACCGCATTCGGTCGGTCAGGGTGAGGGTAATACATCCCAAGGACTGCCGTCTTCAATGCACCCCACTGAAGCTCACTTTGCGTGAATACATCAAGTTCCGGCATGGACTTTTTGTGCAACTCGAAGTAGGTCTGCTGCTTCTCCTGTTTCAATGGTTCATCCGCTGTTTCCAGGACCCGTAGCAGAGAGAAATGAGGAGGATATTTTTCGTACTCGGCAGGGACCATGATGAGGAGCGAGTTCCGGGGGATGCCTCCAACAAGAACTTTGAATGCATCCGACGTGATGATGGTTGCCGTAGTGTAGCCGATTTCGAGTACGTATCCCACAAATCGAGAATTCTCATAATCCCCGCTCGTGACCTTTCGTTTTTCTTCCACCAGAAAGTCTGAAAGTTTCCGCAACGGATGCTCCTGCATCGCCGCATTGCTGCAGAATGCCTGCATATTCATCATGAGGACACCTCGTTTACGTGGTAGATCACCATTTCCCCAGGATCCGTTGTTATCTGTCCGGGGCTCGAACCGGTCCCTCTGTCGAGCCGGTACATAGAGTAGTCGTCGTATAGCGCAAGAATGTCCGGATGAGACGAGTTTGTCATGACCCACTGTACTCCACGCTCTGTAGCCTCACGAAGGCACGATGCAAGCCTCTTGTGGTCCTCGAAGTTGAACTCGCCGAACATGTAATGGGCATGCAGTTGTTCACGTTCACCCGGGCGGTATGGGGGGTCAAGGTAGAGAAAATCACCTTCACGACATGAGGCAATGGTTTCCT
This portion of the Methanoculleus oceani genome encodes:
- a CDS encoding ATP-binding protein encodes the protein MMNMQAFCSNAAMQEHPLRKLSDFLVEEKRKVTSGDYENSRFVGYVLEIGYTTATIITSDAFKVLVGGIPRNSLLIMVPAEYEKYPPHFSLLRVLETADEPLKQEKQQTYFELHKKSMPELDVFTQSELQWGALKTAVLGMYYPHPDRPNAVELSGDLNNIVSAHKYLVYAPSDELLDLIINATVPLENRCDIGTLRLTECRLPLPGQTIHTVPVAISTNDFKGTRTAMFGKTRTGKSNIVKIIAESVIQTTRRIPTEEDSRTHTVGQVIFDINGEYANNNPQDDSASLATAHAEDCQVYAITSKANTPSHPLRLDFYAHPDISHNILATFIREQERHPPDYANSFLSVEIPSFQEINRMEGRGDQNRARRKILMYWAILHRAGYVPSMDTIRQLGGVNPRFAQQTRTDVYQSANEAMPQSINTLEELAHELELFAQRDRGDRRLQSTSGGNLFDPDDEALLGFLAPRSRSASGPRKLQRYRIYHDPNAANFVTEIIQLVDQGQTVILDLSNAHPEVMSYFSRWLSEEIFAYQVDLFSSNMLNDHYIQLYFEEAHNLFPADEQRIVDIYSRIAKEGAKYHLGMVYSTQSPSTISRDLLAQTENFFVTHISSRPEVTKLANLNVAYEDLIEDILQTKTQGYVRMLTRSHRFVIPVQANKFAPQSSFHRGA